One region of Salvia miltiorrhiza cultivar Shanhuang (shh) chromosome 3, IMPLAD_Smil_shh, whole genome shotgun sequence genomic DNA includes:
- the LOC131013922 gene encoding IRK-interacting protein-like isoform X1, whose translation MAAIDHHEANGENGIVGRRDIEAAMAKAVELRALHASMLHSASPLSRHATYFSAQDYPVFTPSYEEEPLTGYRQALPENPQNWKDYNLDARNHSQTMPSDYRSANASSRKGYRDGADDENSVVGSCSNNIGGVPDYSKSRRTSLGDMESVSSCKPAAADDAMKSSRKSNMVVPLTDSHSSLHSNPRHKGLSLSWLFPKLKKKGNSSPAEEVSQMLSDLGVLTMDALRKELTEAHQSRDAALLEAAEMKKSLRELAQKLHYLEAYCEDMKKALRQAVQVKASLAAEKSVSLPKRGNANTESSMPVSEEAMVEGFLQMVSEARLSVKQFCKTLVAQIEETDHTLLDNLNSLLQPHNLSLDTKHSKAVLHHLEAIINASLYQDFENCVFQKNGTPKLLDRHNECQARFHLFVALRNLSWNEVLRKGTKYYSDEFSRFCDQKMSGIIVALGWTRPWPEQLLQAFFVAAKCIWLLHLLAFSFSPPLGILRVEEGKAFEPRFMEDVFASRQRAPGPTRVQIMVMPGFYMHHQVLRCKVLCTYKPLV comes from the exons ATGGCGGCAATCGACCACCACGAAGCCAACGGTGAAAATGGGATTGTCGGCAGGCGAGATATTGAAGCCGCCATGGCAAAAGCCGTGGAGCTCAGGGCTCTTCATGCTTCAATGTTGCACTCTGCTTCCCCTCTCTCCCGCCATGCCACCTACTTTTCTGCCCAAGATTATCCAGTTTTTACCCCA AGTTACGAGGAGGAACCATTGACAGGGTATCGGCAAGCTCTGCCGGAAAATCCTCAAAACTGGAAGGATTACAATTTGGATGCCAGAAACCACAGTCAAACCATGCCATCAGATTACAGAAGTGCAAATGCTTCTTCAAGGAAAGGGTATAGAGATGGAGCAGACGACGAAAACTCCGTGGTAGGTTCTTGTTCCAACAACATTGGTGGTGTACCAGATTACTCCAAATCGAGGAGGACTAGTTTAGGAGACATGGAATCGGTGTCATCTTGCAAGCCGGCAGCTGCCGACGATGCGATGAAGAGCAGCAGGAAGTCCAACATGGTGGTGCCATTGACGGACTCGCACTCCTCGCTCCACTCGAACCCGAGGCACAAAGGGCTGAGCCTGTCGTGGCTCTTTCCGAAGCTAAAGAAGAAGGGAAACTCATCGCCGGCCGAGGAGGTATCCCAAATGCTCAGCGACTTGGGAGTGCTGACCATGGATGCATTGAGGAAGGAGCTGACCGAGGCACACCAGAGCAGAGACGCGGCCCTGCTTGAGGCCGCCGAGATGAAGAAATCGCTCAGGGAACTCGCCCAGAAGCTCCACTACCTGGAGGCCTACTGCGAGGACATGAAGAAGGCCTTGAGACAAGCTGTGCag GTGAAGGCCTCTTTGGCTGCTGAGAAATCTGTAAGCCTTCCAAAGAGAGGGAATGCAAACACAGAGAGCTCAATGCCTGTGAGTGAAGAAGCAATGGTGGAGGGCTTCTTGCAGATGGTGTCGGAAGCGAGGCTCTCCGTGAAGCAGTTCTGCAAGACCCTCGTAGCGCAGATTGAAGAAACGGATCACACTCTGCTCGACAATCTCAACTCGCTGCTCCAACCTCACAACCTCTCCCTCGACACAAAACACTCCAAAGCAGTTCTCCATCATTTGGAGGCCATCATCAACGCTTCACTCTACCAGGACTTCGAGAACTGCGTGTTCCAGAAAAACGGGACACCCAAGCTGCTCGACCGCCACAACGAATGCCAAGCACGCTTCCACCTATTCGTTGCGCTGAGGAACCTGAGCTGGAACGAGGTTCTGAGGAAAGGGACCAAGTATTACAGCGATGAGTTCAGCAGGTTCTGTGATCAGAAGATGAGCGGCATCATCGTGGCTCTCGGGTGGACGAGGCCGTGGCCGGAGCAGCTCCTCCAGGCGTTCTTCGTCGCGGCCAAGTGCATCTGGCTGCTCCATCTGCTCGCTTTCTCCTTCAGCCCACCGTTGGGTATTCTGAGAGTCGAGGAAGGAAAGGCGTTCGAGCCGCGTTTCATGGAGGATGTCTTTGCGAGCAGGCAGAGGGCGCCGGGGCCGACCAGGGTCCAGATAATGGTCATGCCTGGATTCTATATGCATCATCAAGTGCTTAGATGTAAGGTTCTTTGTACATATAAACCACTTGTCTAA
- the LOC131013922 gene encoding IRK-interacting protein-like isoform X2, translating to MPSDYRSANASSRKGYRDGADDENSVVGSCSNNIGGVPDYSKSRRTSLGDMESVSSCKPAAADDAMKSSRKSNMVVPLTDSHSSLHSNPRHKGLSLSWLFPKLKKKGNSSPAEEVSQMLSDLGVLTMDALRKELTEAHQSRDAALLEAAEMKKSLRELAQKLHYLEAYCEDMKKALRQAVQVKASLAAEKSVSLPKRGNANTESSMPVSEEAMVEGFLQMVSEARLSVKQFCKTLVAQIEETDHTLLDNLNSLLQPHNLSLDTKHSKAVLHHLEAIINASLYQDFENCVFQKNGTPKLLDRHNECQARFHLFVALRNLSWNEVLRKGTKYYSDEFSRFCDQKMSGIIVALGWTRPWPEQLLQAFFVAAKCIWLLHLLAFSFSPPLGILRVEEGKAFEPRFMEDVFASRQRAPGPTRVQIMVMPGFYMHHQVLRCKVLCTYKPLV from the exons ATGCCATCAGATTACAGAAGTGCAAATGCTTCTTCAAGGAAAGGGTATAGAGATGGAGCAGACGACGAAAACTCCGTGGTAGGTTCTTGTTCCAACAACATTGGTGGTGTACCAGATTACTCCAAATCGAGGAGGACTAGTTTAGGAGACATGGAATCGGTGTCATCTTGCAAGCCGGCAGCTGCCGACGATGCGATGAAGAGCAGCAGGAAGTCCAACATGGTGGTGCCATTGACGGACTCGCACTCCTCGCTCCACTCGAACCCGAGGCACAAAGGGCTGAGCCTGTCGTGGCTCTTTCCGAAGCTAAAGAAGAAGGGAAACTCATCGCCGGCCGAGGAGGTATCCCAAATGCTCAGCGACTTGGGAGTGCTGACCATGGATGCATTGAGGAAGGAGCTGACCGAGGCACACCAGAGCAGAGACGCGGCCCTGCTTGAGGCCGCCGAGATGAAGAAATCGCTCAGGGAACTCGCCCAGAAGCTCCACTACCTGGAGGCCTACTGCGAGGACATGAAGAAGGCCTTGAGACAAGCTGTGCag GTGAAGGCCTCTTTGGCTGCTGAGAAATCTGTAAGCCTTCCAAAGAGAGGGAATGCAAACACAGAGAGCTCAATGCCTGTGAGTGAAGAAGCAATGGTGGAGGGCTTCTTGCAGATGGTGTCGGAAGCGAGGCTCTCCGTGAAGCAGTTCTGCAAGACCCTCGTAGCGCAGATTGAAGAAACGGATCACACTCTGCTCGACAATCTCAACTCGCTGCTCCAACCTCACAACCTCTCCCTCGACACAAAACACTCCAAAGCAGTTCTCCATCATTTGGAGGCCATCATCAACGCTTCACTCTACCAGGACTTCGAGAACTGCGTGTTCCAGAAAAACGGGACACCCAAGCTGCTCGACCGCCACAACGAATGCCAAGCACGCTTCCACCTATTCGTTGCGCTGAGGAACCTGAGCTGGAACGAGGTTCTGAGGAAAGGGACCAAGTATTACAGCGATGAGTTCAGCAGGTTCTGTGATCAGAAGATGAGCGGCATCATCGTGGCTCTCGGGTGGACGAGGCCGTGGCCGGAGCAGCTCCTCCAGGCGTTCTTCGTCGCGGCCAAGTGCATCTGGCTGCTCCATCTGCTCGCTTTCTCCTTCAGCCCACCGTTGGGTATTCTGAGAGTCGAGGAAGGAAAGGCGTTCGAGCCGCGTTTCATGGAGGATGTCTTTGCGAGCAGGCAGAGGGCGCCGGGGCCGACCAGGGTCCAGATAATGGTCATGCCTGGATTCTATATGCATCATCAAGTGCTTAGATGTAAGGTTCTTTGTACATATAAACCACTTGTCTAA